The Campylobacter armoricus sequence AATACTATAGTCCAATCTACTTGATTAAATTTTAAAGAATTTAAAAGCTCACAATTTTGCTCTTTAACAAAAGCAAAGCTTTTTTCTACATTAGAAAAATCCCCTATTTCAAACAAAACCACTAAAACTTCATCCATATAGGCATTTTGAATGGTTTGCTCCAAGTCTTTAAATAAATTTTGGCTTTTTCTTAAATCTACGCGTCTCACCTGTCTATCTCACCTAAAACTATATTAATACTTCCTAAAATAGCCACCGCATCAGCTAAATATGACCCAACAAGCATTTCCTCTAAAAATGCACAATGAAAAAAGCTAGGGGTTCTAGCTCTTAATCTATAAGGTCTACCACTTCCATCTGAATGGATAAAAAATCCAAGCTCACCTTTAGGACTTTCAGTAGGTACATAAACCTCTCCTTTTGGAGGTTTTAAGCCTTGAGTAACCAAAACAAAATGTTGCATTAAAGAATAATTTTGTGTCATAATCTGCTCTTTTGAAGCACTTACATACTCAGGATGTTCGCATAAAATTTGAGGCGGAGTATCTTTATATAAAAAAGCACATTGGGTTAAAATTTTCAAACTTTCCCTAAATTCTTGCATATAAACTTTATATCTTGCATAAGAATCGCCCATTTTAGCCACAGGCACACCAAAATCTATCTCATCATAAAGCAAATATGGCTCTTCTTTTCTAATATCATAAGCAATACCACTTCCCCTTAACATAACTCCACTACAACCCCAACTCAAAGCTTTTTCTTTGCTTACAACACCTACATTTTCAGTTCTTGCTCTCCAAATCCTATTATCATCAAGCAAAGCTTCATAATCTTTTATATCGTTTGGAAATTTATTGCAAAATGCTAAAAGCTCATCTAAAAATCCATCTGGCAAATCAAGCATAACCCCACCTATTCTCATAGATGAATGTGTAAGTCTTGCACCACAATACTTTTCTATCAAATCAAGCACATATTCACGCTCTCTAAAACAATATAAAAACACCGTCATAGCACCAATATCAAGTGCATGTGTGGCAAGCCATAATAAATGCGAAGCAATGCGATTTAACTCGAGCAAAATCATCCTTATCACACTTGCCCTGCGTGGGATTTTTAAGCCACAAAGTTTTTCTACAGCGGCTACATAAGCATAATTATTTGCACTAGCTGCAATATAATCCATTCTATCAGTAGTTGGGATAAATTCTTGATAAATCATATTTTCAGCCATTTTTTCCATACCACGATGCATATAGCCTATGCAAGGTGTAGCTTTGGTGATTTCTTCTCCATCAAGCTCTAAAATAAGGCGTAAATTTCCATGAGCACTTGGGTGTTGAGGGCCAAGATTGACTATCATTACCCCATCTTCACGCTCAAAGCTTATATTTTCATAATAAGGTTTTAATTTAGTAGAAATTTGCATTTTATCTTCTCTTATCTAAAATTTTAGCTTGATTTCTTTTAACTTTTTTCACAAACACAACGCCATCTTCTTCTTGATAATCTTGCAAGTATTTATCTTCTCTTGGAGTTTGACCCTTAGATACTTCATGATAAATTCGGCTAAAATTTAAAGTATCTTTTTCATCAACAAAACCTGGATCTCTATTTTCTTCACCCACTACTTGGCGGTATTCTTTACCAAAAATTTTATCAATCTCATACCATTTGGCAAATTCATCACCCTCTAAAGGATAAGTCTTTAAAAAAGGATGACCATACCAATCATCAGGCATCAAAAGTCTTTTTAAATTCGGATGATTGATAATGAAAATCCCGAACATATCATATATTTCTCTCTCACACCAATTTGCCCCTTTAAACACACTCATAATACTTTGAAGCTTTTCTTTTACACCTACAAAGGTTTTTACCCTAACTCTTAGATTTTTATCCATATTTAAAAGCTGATAATACACTTCAAATCCATTTTTTTGCGCCACAAAATCAATAGCACTTGCATCGGTAAAACAGCTATAGCCTAAATTTTTAAGCTCATTTAACAAAACAACATTGTCATCTTTTTCTATTTCAATCACCCAAAAATCAAGCTCAATAAAAGAATTTTTAATCTTAAATTTTTGAGAAATTTGAAGAAAATCTTGCTCAAAAACACTATTTTCTAAATTTAATTTTTGAGTTTTTGGAGCATGATAAAATCTATCTTCATAGTAATTTTTCAATTGAACATTTTTTTTATCGCTATATTTTCTCATCATATAAGCCTTTTTGGAGCGATTTTTCTGCTTGCTTTTTCTTTGCGAATTCTTTTTTGAAGTATCATTAGTGCAAATTGAAAAGTCTCAGGGCGTGGCGCACAACCTGGCACATAAATATCTACAGGTATTATTCTATCTACACCTTGAACAGTAGAATAAGTATTAAACATACCACCCGTATTTGCACAAGAACCCATAGAAATAACCCATTTAGGATCTGGCATTTGATCATAAAGCCTTCTTGTAAATTCAGCATGCTTTTTACTTAAAGTACCTGCTATAATCATCACTTCAGATTGTCTAGGACTTGCCCTAAAAATCGTCCCAAATCTATCAAAATCATATCTTGCACCGCCTGCTGCCATCATTTCAATAGCACAACAAGCAAGCCCATAAGATAACGCCCATAAGGAATTACTCCTACCCCATTGCACTAACTTATCAACCGTGGTTAAAACAACAGGTGCTGTGCTCATTTTTTGATACTCTGCCACTCAAATGCTCCTTTTTTATAAGCATACAAAAAGCCTATTGCAAGCAATAAAATAAAGACAAATACTTCCACTAAAGCAAATAAAGATAAACCATATTTTGCAAGTTCTGTAGTTAAATCTTTAAAAATCACCGCCCATGGAAATAAAAAAACCACTTCAATATCAAGCAAAATAAAAATTAAAGCAAAAACAAAAAATTGAGAATTGATTTTATTTGCTTGCTTAGAAGCCATAGGTCCACACTCATAAATTCCAAGTCCAAGTTTTTTTCTATTATGAGAAGCTAATTTGGATCCTATTTTGGAAGAAATATATACTAAAGTAAAAAATATAACACTTGCAATAACAAGCATTGCAAATATACCAAAATATTGATGCTCTATAGTTGCGTGCGTCATAATAAACCTTTTTCAAGCATAATTAGAATTTATTTTACTTTAACTTAGCTATATAAAAACTTATTATCAAAAAAATAAATTTTATAATATTTCAAAATGAAACAATTTTTATCTTTTTACAAAAGCACTTTTTTATGACATATATTTTGCAAGATTTTTTCTTGATGCGAAATAAAAATATAGGTAATATCGTGCGCTTTTTGAAAAGCGTGCAAATAGTTTAAAATTTTATAAGCAGTCACTATATCAAGCGCTGCTGTGATTTCATCCAAGATAAGTAATTTTGGCTTTAAAAGCAAAGCTCTAATCAAACCTAGTCTTTGACTTTGACCACCACTTAACTTAGAAGGTTTCAACTCTAAAATATCTTTTTCAAGTTCAAACGCATCAAAAAGCTTAAAAAGTTCTTCAAAATTGGGCTTAAATTTAAAATTATCATACACATCAAGCAAAAGTCTTTTGGCTGTTTTGTATGGATTTAAAGCTAATTTTTGATCTTGAAAAATGTATTGAATTTTTTGGCGTAATTTTCTTTGAGAATTAAAATCTAAATTTAATATATTTTTATCTTCAAATAAAACTTCTCCAGCATTTGCACATTCAAGCATACAAAGAATTTTAGCTAAAGTACTTTTACCACTACCACTTTCCCCACAAAGCAATAAATTTTCATTTTGATTTAAAGAAAAACTCACATCTTTAAAAACAAAATTTTCTTCTTCCTTTAAATACCAGTGTTTTTTAAATTTATAAGATTTGCTTAAATTTTTAACTTCTAAAAACATTTTCACTCTCAAAAAGCTCTAATAATTCTTTAGCAAAAACACCTTTTGGATTGTTTAAAAAATCCTTTATAGACATTTGATACATTAAAGTTCTTTCTTCTATGATGACTACCTCATCGCAAAGCTCTTTTGCTAAATTTACATCATGGGTGATGAAAATGAGATTTTTAAATTGTGTTTTTAGCTCTTTTAAAATTGCAATGATTTTTTCTTCATTGGCTCTATCAAGCGAGCTTGTAATCTCATCACATAATAAATACTGCGCCCCGCTAAGCAAAGCCAATGCTATTTGAATTCTTCTTGCCATACCACCACTTAATTGATATATAAAAGAATGCCACAAAAGGTCATGATTTTTAAGTCCCAGACATTCAAAAAAATAAAAAGCCTTTTCTTTAATTTCTTTTGCACTTAAATCAGTATGAGTTTTTAAAACTATATTAAAATAACTC is a genomic window containing:
- a CDS encoding ATP-binding cassette domain-containing protein, whose product is MIKIVNLNLSFKDKILLKNLNLSLDEGKSLAIMGKSGAGKSLLLKSMIKLFDKHYKLSAQKFEIGQKNILDLKENELNALRAKVNLLFQDVYGSFYPLVDIGSYFNIVLKTHTDLSAKEIKEKAFYFFECLGLKNHDLLWHSFIYQLSGGMARRIQIALALLSGAQYLLCDEITSSLDRANEEKIIAILKELKTQFKNLIFITHDVNLAKELCDEVVIIEERTLMYQMSIKDFLNNPKGVFAKELLELFESENVFRS
- a CDS encoding NAD(P)H-quinone oxidoreductase subunit 3, translated to MTHATIEHQYFGIFAMLVIASVIFFTLVYISSKIGSKLASHNRKKLGLGIYECGPMASKQANKINSQFFVFALIFILLDIEVVFLFPWAVIFKDLTTELAKYGLSLFALVEVFVFILLLAIGFLYAYKKGAFEWQSIKK
- a CDS encoding NADH-ubiquinone oxidoreductase subunit E family protein, translating into MRRVDLRKSQNLFKDLEQTIQNAYMDEVLVVLFEIGDFSNVEKSFAFVKEQNCELLNSLKFNQVDWTIVFKKVGQ
- a CDS encoding NuoB/complex I 20 kDa subunit family protein — its product is MSTAPVVLTTVDKLVQWGRSNSLWALSYGLACCAIEMMAAGGARYDFDRFGTIFRASPRQSEVMIIAGTLSKKHAEFTRRLYDQMPDPKWVISMGSCANTGGMFNTYSTVQGVDRIIPVDIYVPGCAPRPETFQFALMILQKRIRKEKASRKIAPKRLI
- a CDS encoding NADH-quinone oxidoreductase subunit C, whose translation is MRKYSDKKNVQLKNYYEDRFYHAPKTQKLNLENSVFEQDFLQISQKFKIKNSFIELDFWVIEIEKDDNVVLLNELKNLGYSCFTDASAIDFVAQKNGFEVYYQLLNMDKNLRVRVKTFVGVKEKLQSIMSVFKGANWCEREIYDMFGIFIINHPNLKRLLMPDDWYGHPFLKTYPLEGDEFAKWYEIDKIFGKEYRQVVGEENRDPGFVDEKDTLNFSRIYHEVSKGQTPREDKYLQDYQEEDGVVFVKKVKRNQAKILDKRR
- a CDS encoding ATP-binding cassette domain-containing protein, whose protein sequence is MFLEVKNLSKSYKFKKHWYLKEEENFVFKDVSFSLNQNENLLLCGESGSGKSTLAKILCMLECANAGEVLFEDKNILNLDFNSQRKLRQKIQYIFQDQKLALNPYKTAKRLLLDVYDNFKFKPNFEELFKLFDAFELEKDILELKPSKLSGGQSQRLGLIRALLLKPKLLILDEITAALDIVTAYKILNYLHAFQKAHDITYIFISHQEKILQNICHKKVLL
- the nuoD gene encoding NADH dehydrogenase (quinone) subunit D, with translation MQISTKLKPYYENISFEREDGVMIVNLGPQHPSAHGNLRLILELDGEEITKATPCIGYMHRGMEKMAENMIYQEFIPTTDRMDYIAASANNYAYVAAVEKLCGLKIPRRASVIRMILLELNRIASHLLWLATHALDIGAMTVFLYCFREREYVLDLIEKYCGARLTHSSMRIGGVMLDLPDGFLDELLAFCNKFPNDIKDYEALLDDNRIWRARTENVGVVSKEKALSWGCSGVMLRGSGIAYDIRKEEPYLLYDEIDFGVPVAKMGDSYARYKVYMQEFRESLKILTQCAFLYKDTPPQILCEHPEYVSASKEQIMTQNYSLMQHFVLVTQGLKPPKGEVYVPTESPKGELGFFIHSDGSGRPYRLRARTPSFFHCAFLEEMLVGSYLADAVAILGSINIVLGEIDR